The genomic region CGAAACAGACGATCATGAGAAGGTTTGCGGCAACGGCGTTGCGGGCAAACCAGGCGACGATCCCGTTCATTCGGAGGCTCCCTTGGCGCTGGTCAGGCGCATGGCTGTTTCCTCAGTGCTTTCTTCGTCCGATGTGTCTTCCACCGGTTCGTAGATCTTGATGGTGCCGTCGGGCTGACGCTCCATCACAGTAATGTTCATGCCGTCGAAGGCGGCCTGGATCGGGGAGGTGACTGCAAACTCACCAGGGTTGATGCCGGAGCGGACATAGGCGCCGTGCGGGTCGGAATAGATCAGGTCGACAGGACGGATCGACAGCGTGCCCTTATCTGGGTTGCCAATGAAGATGCGGTCGTCGCCGCGCAGCGACGCGCGGGGCGCGATCAGCACGTCCGGGATGGTGTTGCCTTCGATCACGGCACTGACAAACAGGCCCGGAGCCATCGGCGCGCCATTGTCGGCGCCTTTGCCATAGGGGTCCTGCAGCTCTGCGATCACATTGATCTGACGCGTCTGTGTGTTCACGGCAGCGGCGGTCCGGACGACTTCACCGGTCCAGTGCCGTTCGATACCGCCGACGGTCGCCGAGAAGTCGACCTTCGGGCCTGGCTGCTGGTCGCTGGCCGCGAAGGCGAGCGGCAGGCCGAGACGGCCCATTTCCTCATCGTCCAGCGGCAGCGAGACTTCCACCACGTCATTGGCGAAGATGCGGCCCAGCGACTGGCCGGTAGCCACAACCTGGCCGATATCGACATCGCGTTCCCAAACGCGGCCGGAGAAGGGAGCGTAGACGGCAGTGCGTTCCAGCGCCAGTTCGGCATCTTTGAGCTGCGCCTTGGCGGCGTCGAGGGCGGCCCGGGCCTGCGCCAGCTGCGGTTCGCGCCGCGCCAGCGGGGAGACGTCGGTGATGCCGAGATCCTCGATGTCCTGGCGGGCCAGTTCAGCTTCGGCGATTTCGCGGGTCAGCGCCTGTTCGGCAGACGCAACACCGGAGCGGGCGCGGACCACGGCCAGTTCATAGTCAGCCGCTTCAACGCGGACCAGCAACTGGCCCTGCTTGATAAAGCCGCCATCGATAAAGTCAGGCGAGACATAAGAGATCCGGCCTGAGATCTGCGGCGCGACCACGATTTCGCGGCGGGGGCGCACTTCGCCCTGGGCCTCGACCGTGATCTGGAGATCGCCGCGGCGGACCTGTTCGGCGAAGACGTTGAGGCCGACCCGGACTTCCTCGGCCTTTTCCGGTTCCGGTTTCAGGCTCTGCAGGACGACGGTGCCGCCGACGCCGAGGACAGCAACGATGGCGAGGGGGGCGACAATGGCAATGACACGGGCCATGGATGGAACTCCTGGAGCTTACTCTGCAGCGCCGGTGGTGGGCGTCGTTTCGGTCGAGGCGGTCTGGACGGGAAGGCCGCCGCCGAGGGCGATGTGATAGGAAATACGGTTTGCGGCGCGGCTGGCGCGGACCGAGATCAGCTGGCTCTCTGCGGTCAGGCGCCGGGTCTGGGCGTCGATCAGGTTGAAGATCGTCAGTGTGCCGCTGGTCGTGTACTTGCGCAGGGCAAGTTCTTCAGCCAGCCGGGCTTCTTCGAGTGCCCGGGCCTGGGCTTCTTCCTGATCGGCGAGATAGGTATCCGCTGCGACGGCATTTTCGACTTCGCCCCAGGCGGACAGCGCGGCACTGGCATAGTTGGCAACAGCGGCTTCTGCCTGCGCCACGGCGGCATCGCGCTGGGCATCGAGACGCCCGCCCCTGAAGATCGGCGCGATAAGGTTTGCGACAAGGCGGGCCGCGATCAGTTCCGGGTCGAACGCGTCGGCGAGATCGCTCTCGCTGGTCGATGCGCTGGCCGACAGGACGAAGGATGGCAACATGGCCAGCCGGGCCGATTCGGCGCGCATCCCGGCAGCTTCGATACGTGCCTCGGATGCGGCGATATCCGGCCGGCGCGACAGCAGGAGGGCAGGGTTGCCTTCCGGCTGAAGTGCGCCGAGCGTCGGGATTTCCGCAGAAGCGGCAATTTCTGCCGCCGGGTAGCGGCCCAGCAGGATTTCGAGACGGCGCGCGGCTTCGCCGGAGAATTGCCGGCGGGTAGCGATCGCGGCTTCCGCGTTGGCCAGCGCCGAACGAGCCGTGCGCACATCGAGCGCATCGACCAGGCCGCGCTGGAAGCGGCGCTCGGTCAGCAGGCGGACGCGGTCACGTGCATCATAGGTCAGTTCGGCGACGCGTTCCTGCGCCAGTGCCTCGTTCAGGTTGATCCACGCGATGGCCGTCTGGGCTGCGAGTGACAGTTCTGCCGCAGCGAGATCGGCGTCCGAGGCGGCAAAGTCGGCCTCCGCCGCGTTGACCGAAGCGCCGATGCGGCCCCAGAGGTCCAGTTCCCAGCTCGCATCGAGACCGACACCATAGATTTCGCTGTCGATGCGGTCTGTTCCGCCCGCGGTCCGCACGCCGGTCGACGTCGTGCCCGCAGACACCGAGGCGTCGAGGCTTGGCCGGCCGGCAGAGCGTGCCGTGCGGGTGGCGGCTTCGGCTGCGCGCATCGTGGCGGCGCGGGATTTCAGGGACGGATTGTGCTCAAGCGCTTCTGACACCAGCGACATCATCACCGGGTCGTTGAACTGGCTCATCCAGTCGCCTTTGGGCGCTTTTCCGGTAACGCCGCTGGCCGACCATTCTGCCGGGGCATCGGGTGCTTGCGCAAAGAAATCAACGCGTTCGCCCGCCAGTCCGCCAATATTTGCCGGAGAAGAGGCGCACGCTGCAAGAATTGCCGTGCCCGCGAAGAGGATTGATCGTTTCATGCCTTAGGCATAGCTCCTGTCTGTATCTGCAGTGCGTTACGCGGGCTCTATTCGACTGTCAATGAGAAATTATCGATTTTCAATAATTTCATACAGGTCAAAGCCTTGCTTCCCTTAGGGACTGCGTCCATGCGGGGCTTGGCATCTTCCCGATGTCGCGATAGCGCCTAAAATCTACGTGAGTGTGGAAGGGGTTCCGCCGGAAAGCCGCATGAGTGAAGCGCTGATCACCGCTACCCATAAGGGCCCGGAAAAAGGCGTAAGGCGTGCAACAACGTTGCGTGTCCGTGACTTTGTCGTGCTCATTTCGTGCTTCGCGGCCGTATTGGTCCTGCTTCTGGCGACCGGATCGATCGGCTTCATCGAAGCCGCCGCTGCGCTGATCGCAGCAGGTGCTGTGGCCTGGGCCTATTATGTCGGATCGGCGACCGTCCTGCCGGCGTCTGCCGTGACCGATGGCGCAGCCGACAGTGTCTTGCCCGGCCCGTCGGCAGCGTCCATCCCGCTCAAGGCTCTGCCACTGCCAGCATTCGAGATCGATCTCGATGAGCGGATTGTCGCTTTCAATGCCGAGGCTGAAGACATTCTCCGCCTCGACAACCGTGTGCGGCCTCGTGCCTCGACGGTCATCCGCTCGCCGGCGCTATTGTCTGCGATCGACAAGGCAATTCACACCAAGGTTGACGCGCCGCTGGCTGTGGATGTGGACGCCGGCCCGAACGAAACCTGGCGCGCGCACGTCTCCCGGCCACTGGATGCGGGCCGCGTGCTGATCGTTCTGGAAGACCTGACGCCGCTGCGCCGCGCCGCCCGCGCGCGCTCTGACTTCATCGCCAATGCCAGCCACGAACTGCGCACGCCGCTGACGGCGCTCTCCGGTTTTATCGAAACCATGCGGGGGCCGGCCAAGGACGACCCGGAAAGCTGGGGCCGTTTCCTGGACATCATGGCGGTCGAATCCGAGCGCATGTCGCGCCTGATTTCAGACCTTCTGTCCCTCTCCCGGATCGAGTCGTCCGAACAGGTTGCGCCGCGCGATCAGTTGGACATGCAGGATATCATGCGCTCCGGTGCGGCCGCTCTGGAAGGCCTTGCCGATGAGCGGGGCGTCCGGCTGGACGTGTCAGGCGTCGACACGCCGCTGCCGGTGATCGGCAACCGGGACGAGCTGATCCAGGTGGTCGAGAACCTGATTTCCAACGCGATCAAGTATTGCCGGAAGGATGGCGCAGTCCGCGTGACCTATGGCTTCGCTGCCGACACGGTCGAGGCGCGCGCCAAGGCCGGTCAGGCCTGGGAAGACAGTGAGCGGATGACCTTACTGCAGTCCGTGAACCGGCCGGGGCCGGGCGAACCGGCGGTCTGGGTGCGGGTGGAGGATGAAGGCCCGGGCATCGAACGCCAGCACCTACCGCGCCTCGGCGAACGATTCTACCGGACGGACCAGAGCCGGGGCGGCAAGATCACCGGCACCGGGCTCGGCCTGGCCATCGTCAAACACATCATGGCGCACCATCGCGGCGGCATGGCGGTGGAAACGGTGATGGAGAAGGGGTCTGCCTTCGGGGTCTGGCTCCCGGCGATGCGCCGAAAGCCGGACCCGCAATAAGAGCGCTTTCTATTCGGACGTTGCCGAGCGGTGGTGCGCGTCGAACCAGTCAGTCATCAGGTCGCCCGGCATACGGCCGAGGTCGCGGTACCAGGCCGGCAGGTTCTGCAGCATATCCGCCGTATCGCCCCAGCGGCGCAGGTTCACGTCGGCGGCAGCGTGGAAGGCATCGCGCAGGCGGTTTTCGTCCATTGGTTCGAGACCGCTGACCCCCGTCAGGCTTGCGAGGCTCTTCTGCATGACGAGTGTGGTTTCGAGCGTGGCCGCCGCGACAGAGAGTGTCGCACGCCAGGGCATGAGCCAATATTCCATCAGTCCGGTATCCTTTTCTTGACTGAACAGTACGCCTCTATGCTGCATTGCACAACAAGACTCATGCCATCGGCGATGCAGACCCCCTTAATTCAATAGAATCAATGGGGTCTGCGCCGTGGAATCGGCTGGGAAGCGCCGGATCAGTACCAGGTACGGATGCCGATGACGAAACGTGTGTCGTCCGTTTCTCCCCCTGCAGCCTCGATCCGGTCTGCCGTGCCGCCGAAAGCGCTCTGGTATTCGACGCCAATGTAGGGGGCAAATTCGCGCTGGATTTCGTAGCGGAGGCGGAGGCCAGCCTGCAGGTCTGTCAGGCCGGAGCCGAGGTCCTTTTCCGGAATATCCTGCGCCGAAAAGTTCGCTTCCAGCCGGGGCTGAAGGATCAGCCGGTTGGTGAGAAGCAATTCGTATTCGGCCTCGAAACTGGCGGTCACGTCGCCGGAGTCACTGAGGAAAGCGGCGCCGTCCACTTCGAACCAGTAAGGCGCCAGGCCCTGGATGCCGAGCACGGCATGGGCCTGGCCTTCCGGTTCGAAATCATAGCGCACGCCCGTCTGAAGGTCGAAGTACCGGAAAATGGCGCGGGACCAGAGCAACTGGACTTCGGCTTCCTCCAGGTCGCTTTCCTCGAAGGAATACTCGCCCTCGGTTTTCAGCCAGACCTTGTTGATGTCGCCGCCATACCACGCATCGGCATCCCACACCCCGACAGTTTCCCCATCCGAGGACTGAGCTTCCAGCCGGTCAAACCGGATCATGGCGAACGGTGTGCTGCCGGAATGCGACTGGGCATGGGCGCGAGCGGCATCCATTTCCGCCGGGTCGAAATAGGCGTCGGCCTGCGACCATGGTTTCTTTCCTGACGAGGTGCCGTGATGTTCATGTGTCTGGGCCGAGGCGCCGGCGGCAAAAGCGAGCGCGGCGAAAGCGGTGAGAAGGGGTCTGTCCATCACTTCATCTCCCCATGCTTGTCATGGCCCATGGCGGAATGATCCATCATGTCGTGATCCATCGGCATGTCATGGTCCATCATCTCGTGGTTCATGTGCTCATGATCCATGGGGTTTTTGTCCGTAGACGGCAGGACGGACATGACCTGCATCATGCCGGCATGCATGTGGTAGAGCAGGTGGCAGTGGAACGCCCAGTCGCCGACATGGTCTGCCGAAACGTCGAAGGAAAGCTTCTCGCCCGGCTTCACGATCACGGTGTGCTTGCGGGGCTTGTGGTCACCGCCGCCATTCACGAGATCGAAGAACATGCCGTGCAAATGGATCGGGTGCGGCATCATCGTATTGTTGATCAGCGTCACCCGCAGGCGCTCGCCTTCATGGAAGATGATGGGCTCCGTCACCTCCGAGAATTTCACCCCGTCGAAACTCCACATGTACCGTTCCATGTTGGAGGTGAGGTGGATCTCCATCTCGCGCCCCGGCGGGCGCAGGTCCGGGTTCCGGGTCAGGCTCCGCAGCTGCGAATAGCGCATCACGCGGTGGCCCACATCTTCCAGCCCGATGCCCGGCTCATCGAGGCGGCTCATCGGCATCATGGCGACATTCGCCACGCCGGGGCCGCGTTTGATGTCCTTCTTCTCCACAGGCCAGCTGGCGTCTTTCGTCATGCCGTGTGCTGAGTGATCCATGGGCATGCCGCCCATGTCGTGCCCTTCGTGCTCTGACATGTCGTGACCCTCGTGTGCCGTCATGTTCATTCCGCTCAATTCATGCCCCATGGCCGCATGGTCCATTTCGGAATGGTCCATTTCGCCCATGTCCATCGCGCCGTGATCCATGCTCCCGTGATCCATTCCCATGTCCTTCATGGTCAAGGTCGGCACGGCACGCAGGGCAGGGGCCTCCGCCCGCATGCCGGGGCGCGGTCCGAAGGTCGCGACCGCCTGTCCGGACCGGTCGATGCTCTCGGCAACGAAGGCGTAGGCGCGCGCGTCCTTCGGCTCGACGATCACGTCATAGGTTTCGGCAACGCCCATCTGGAACTCGTCGACTTCCAGCGGCTGCACGTTCAGGCCGTCGGCGGCAACGATGGTCATCGGCAGGCCGGGCAGGCGGACATTGAAGATCGTCATCGCCGAAGCATTGATGATCCGCAGGCGCACGCGCTCGCCGGGCTGGAACACGCCGTTCCAGTTGTCGGCCGTCGAATGCCCGTTGATCAGGTAGTGATAGGTGGCGCCTGTCACGTCCGCGATATCGCGCGGCGACATCCGCATCTGGCCCCACATCGCCCGCTCATTCCACGCCGCGCCAAGGCCGCGCGCCTTCGCGTCCTTCAGGAAGTCGCCCATGGTACGTTGCTGGAAGTTGTAGGTGTCGCTCATCTTCTTGAGCTTTGCGAAGATCCGGTAAGGGCTCTCGAAGCTCCAGTCGGACAGGACCAGCACATATTCCCGGTCATAGGCGACCGGGTCGTGATGGTGCGGGTCGATGATCATCGGGCCGTAGACGCCTTCCTGCTCCTGCAGGCCGGAATGGGAATGGTACCAATAGGTGCCCGATTGCGGCACGGCATATTTGTAGGTGAACGTTTCACCCGGCCGGATGCCGGGGAAGGTGACGCCCGGCACGCCGTCCATCTGGAAGGGCACGAGCAGGCCGTGCCAGTGAATGCTGGTGTCCACGTCCAGCGTGTTGGTCACATTGAGCGTGATCTCGTCGCCTTCGCGGAAGCGGATCAGCGGCGCGGGCAGGGTGCCGTTCACGCCAACCGCTTCGCCCGCACGTCCATCAATGCGCACGGGGAAGCGCCCGACGGAAAGGTTGAACTCTGTCGCGGTCTCCTTGGAGAGGCCGGTATTGCCGTCACTGGCGCTGCGGGCCCAGGCGGGCAGCAGCGCGGCAGGCAGCATGGACGAAAGCCCCATCAGGGCGCTGCCCTGCAGGAAATGACGTCGATTGAACATGGAAATGCTCCTTCTGAATTGAGGGGAAATGGCATCATCGGCAGGCGCGCCCAAGCGCAGCCCACCGGGCCGGTCTCAATTCAGGAAGCGTGTTTTCAGTTGCAGCGGCGTCATGCGCGGTGGGCCGGACGCTTGGTAGAGCGTGTATTTCGGTGGCCGGACGGGCGGCGCTGAAATCCGGAATGGCTCATGCGGCAGGAATACCGTGGCGACCGCGCTGACAGGCAGAAGCGGTGTGGCCATGGCCTGCGGAGCCTTGGCGATCAGGTCTTGGTCAGCATTGCAATGCGGGCAGGCCGATTTGTCGTGATGCGGCGTCCGGGATTCGTCGCAGGCATGCCCGGCCGGCATCTCATGGGCCATCTCCATGGCTGCCGGCGCCTGTTCCTGCGGCGCGTCACAGGCGCAGAGCGCCTGCTGGGCTGCAAAGAACAGGGCAAGGCCTGCCAGGAAGAAGGATCTCAGAATGATCATGCTCACTGCCGGAATAACAGCCCGGTCGTCCGTGCCGTCAGTGCGGCAGAGATAAGCACGATTGGGGACGGGTTCAAAATAACATTGCTGCGCAATGTCACTCTGGCAGGCGGGACCAGTGGAAGCTCAGCGGACCTTCGCGGTGGGCGAAGCGGTTGAGGTGATCGGCCACGACAGTCTCGAGCTTTTCGACGTCCTCGCGCGGGGTTTCGATGGTTGCCTTCAGGCTATCCTGTTCGGCCGACAGGAAGCAGCGGGCCTTGCCGAAATCGATAATGCGGGTGCCGGCGTCTTCGGTCACATCGAATTTGTGTCCCCAATGCTTGGCCAGCTGGGTGATGTATTTTTCGGCATTGGCGGTGGGGATGAGGGCGCTGGTGATCATGAACATAACTCGCAATTGATAATCATTCGCATTTTATTGATCCCGGCGCACCCGTCTACATCGCTCTTGTCATAAGACCCATGCAGCTTTCAGATAGCCCTCAGATGGACCCCTGCGCGCAAAGATGGAGGCGCTTCGTGCATTCTGACGACAAGGCGCTCGAACAGCTCGAACAGGTCATGCAGGGCGCGGCGGATCTTGCCCTGTCGTGGACACGGCGGCGCGAAACTCTGGTCGTGGATGAAAAGTCCGCAGGCCAGTTCGCCTCCAGCGCGGACCTTGAGGTTGAAGCCATGCTGCGGACGGCACTGACCGAAGGCTTTGGGGAGGGGAGTATTGTCGGCGAGGAGATGGGCGGTGAGCTTGGTCCGCAAGTGACCGGCTGGGCGCTCGATCCGATTGACGGCACGTCGAACTTCCTGCTCGGTCTGCCGCTCTGGGGCATCTCCGCCGGATATATCGAGAAGGGCGCCCCGACGCTCGGCGCCATTGCACTCCCGGAGCTGGGCCTTCTGCTATCTGCCGCCAGCGGGACGGGGCTGCGCGTGAACGGGATCGCCCGGCCGCACACCAATGATCGCGGGCCTGTGAAGATCATGGCGCTCGGCGAGAACGATTATGAGCCGGGACCCGAAACCGATGCCCGTGCGCAGGCCTTCCGGGACCAGGGCTTTGCTGTGGTGCGCTACCGCTGCGCCGTGTTCTCGCTCGCTTCCGCCGCGCTCGGCCGGCTTGGCGGATATATCGAACAGGGCTGCGGCCTGTGGGACATCGCTGCCGCGGACATCATCTGCCGGGAGGCCGGCATGTCGGTAGAGGCCGGACCGATTGCGCCGGGCCGGTATGGTATCGACGCGCGCTGGGCGTGAGCAATTGACCCGAATCCTGCCCCGTTTTCGCCGCCGGCGAATGCGATTAGGCTTTCATCATGGTTGAGACGCTGCCCGGCAATTTCGTTCCATCTCCTGCCCGCGGCCGGGTGCTCGTCTTCGATTCCGGAGTCGGGGGCCTGACTGTTGCGGAAGAAATCCGCGCGCTCGGCCCGGGGCTTGGCGTACACTATGCCGCCGATTCCGGTTTCTTTCCCTATGGCGACAAATCCGACGAGGCGCTGCGAGCGCGCCTGCCGAAAGTGGCAAAGGCGCTGTGTGACCGGGTGAAGCCGGACGTGTTCGTCATCGCCTGCAACACGGCCTCCACGCTGGCGCTGCCTGAAGTGCGCGCCGTGCTCGATATTCCGGTCGTCGGCACGGTCCCCGCAATCAAGCCCGCGGCCCAGCTGACCCGTACCGGCACGGTGGGCCTGTTGGCGACGCCGGGCACGATCCGCCGGGCCTATACGTCGGAACTGATCGAGAAGTTCGCCGGAAACCTGCATGTCATCATGCATGGCAGTATCGAGCTGGTTCGCCTTGCCGAGGCGCATGCGCGCGGTGAGGACATTCATATCGACCGGTTCGCCGAAGCGCAGGCGCCCCTGTTTGAGGTGCCGGGCGGGGAGAAGATCGACACGATCGTTCTTGCCTGTACGCATTTTCCGCTCGTGCGCGGCCAGTTGATTGCCAGCGCGCCCCAGCCTGTCAGCTATGTCGACTCAGGCGCCGCCATTGCGCGCCAGACGATCCGTGTGCTGCCGGTAGAGACTGAGGCGCGCGGCATCGGCGGTCAGGCCTTCCTGACCAGCCCGCCGGAAGACGAGGCGGATCTCGCGCTCGTCCTCAGGCGTTACGGCTTTCCGGAGCTTCAGCGCGTTGCCATCGACCCGATGGACACGACTTCCGCACCGACCGATCCGTAGAGCGTCGGCCATGGTGCGTCCTGGACTTCCACCACTTCGGTTTCGCCGAAGCCGTTGAAGCGGCTGGACATCGCACGGCCATAGGCGCCGAGGTTGCCGAACTCGATATAGTCGCCTTCGCCAAGGCCTGCAGGGAGATAGATCTCCTCCGGCAGCTTGTCGGTCGAATCGCAGGTCGGGCCGTAGACGCGGTAGGCTTCCATGCCGTGCAGCTTGCGGCCGTCGCCGGCAATGGCGCGCTTCGGGAAGTTCCAGCGCTCGTGCACGGCATCGTAGAGGGCGCCATAGGAGCCGTCATTGATGTACAGTGCACCGTCTTTCGACAGTTCGATGCGGCACAGCAGGCTTTCCGACTCGGCGCACAGCGCACGGCCCGGCTCGCACCACAGCTCGGCGTTTTCGAGAACGAACATGTTCTCGAACGAGGCTTCGACCATGGCGGCATAAGCATCCAGCGACGGCGGGGCATTGTCCGCATAGATCGACGGGAAGCCGCCGCCGACATCGACGATGTCGACCGTGACACCGGCCGAGATGATGATGCGGGAGACGTCCGCCATGGCGGTTGCCCATGCGGTCGGCTTCATGGCCTGGCTGCCGACATGGAACGACACGCCCAGTTCGTCAGCATAGCGGCGGGCTTCGCGCAGGATCTCTGCAGCGTCATCCGCGCTTGCACCGAACTTGCCGGCCAGCGGCAGGGCAGCGCCGTCGCACGATACCGCAACACGGACGATGATCGTCAGGTCCTTGGCGTAGCCGGTTTCCTCGAGGATCTTGTTCAGCTCCGCCATCGTGTCGGTGACAAAGATGCGCACGCCGAACTCGTTATAGGCGCGGGCGATCGCACGGCGGTTCTTCACCGGGTGCAGGAACGCGATGCGCGCTTCCGGGAACCGCGTACGGATCAGTTCGACTTCCGTGTCGGAGGCGCAGTCGAAGCTGCGAACACCGCCAGCCCACAGGGCATCGAGGACGTGCACGCCCGGGTTCGCTTTCACGGCATAGAAGGGCTCGGCCGAGAAGGACTCGCGGAACCATTTCGCCGCTGCGCTGACGCGCTCCGGACGGAAACACCAGACGGGCAGGTCCGGTTGGGACTCACGGACAACATGAATTGGGGTAGCATAGGAGTGCATGACACCTAACCTCCAAAGGGCTTTTAACCAGCTTTGGGCGTTAGTACGGGGGCCCCCACCGAGTGGGTTAGCGCAGAGTGTCCGCCACATCTCTATATTTCGAGGGGGCATTTAGGGGACAATGACCGGGCGTGCAAGGGAAATTTTTTGCGCGAACTGAAATTTTTCACGAAACCTTCTTCCACGCGGTCTGTAGCGGTTACTGAAGAAGACCTATCGTGTTTTGCGCCTTTCCGGATTCCGGATAGAGGCAGGCGCAACTGGGAAAGTAACAGGCATGACTCGCGCGCTCTCTCCATT from uncultured Hyphomonas sp. harbors:
- a CDS encoding efflux RND transporter periplasmic adaptor subunit, which encodes MARVIAIVAPLAIVAVLGVGGTVVLQSLKPEPEKAEEVRVGLNVFAEQVRRGDLQITVEAQGEVRPRREIVVAPQISGRISYVSPDFIDGGFIKQGQLLVRVEAADYELAVVRARSGVASAEQALTREIAEAELARQDIEDLGITDVSPLARREPQLAQARAALDAAKAQLKDAELALERTAVYAPFSGRVWERDVDIGQVVATGQSLGRIFANDVVEVSLPLDDEEMGRLGLPLAFAASDQQPGPKVDFSATVGGIERHWTGEVVRTAAAVNTQTRQINVIAELQDPYGKGADNGAPMAPGLFVSAVIEGNTIPDVLIAPRASLRGDDRIFIGNPDKGTLSIRPVDLIYSDPHGAYVRSGINPGEFAVTSPIQAAFDGMNITVMERQPDGTIKIYEPVEDTSDEESTEETAMRLTSAKGASE
- a CDS encoding efflux transporter outer membrane subunit; this translates as MKRSILFAGTAILAACASSPANIGGLAGERVDFFAQAPDAPAEWSASGVTGKAPKGDWMSQFNDPVMMSLVSEALEHNPSLKSRAATMRAAEAATRTARSAGRPSLDASVSAGTTSTGVRTAGGTDRIDSEIYGVGLDASWELDLWGRIGASVNAAEADFAASDADLAAAELSLAAQTAIAWINLNEALAQERVAELTYDARDRVRLLTERRFQRGLVDALDVRTARSALANAEAAIATRRQFSGEAARRLEILLGRYPAAEIAASAEIPTLGALQPEGNPALLLSRRPDIAASEARIEAAGMRAESARLAMLPSFVLSASASTSESDLADAFDPELIAARLVANLIAPIFRGGRLDAQRDAAVAQAEAAVANYASAALSAWGEVENAVAADTYLADQEEAQARALEEARLAEELALRKYTTSGTLTIFNLIDAQTRRLTAESQLISVRASRAANRISYHIALGGGLPVQTASTETTPTTGAAE
- a CDS encoding ATP-binding protein; protein product: MSEALITATHKGPEKGVRRATTLRVRDFVVLISCFAAVLVLLLATGSIGFIEAAAALIAAGAVAWAYYVGSATVLPASAVTDGAADSVLPGPSAASIPLKALPLPAFEIDLDERIVAFNAEAEDILRLDNRVRPRASTVIRSPALLSAIDKAIHTKVDAPLAVDVDAGPNETWRAHVSRPLDAGRVLIVLEDLTPLRRAARARSDFIANASHELRTPLTALSGFIETMRGPAKDDPESWGRFLDIMAVESERMSRLISDLLSLSRIESSEQVAPRDQLDMQDIMRSGAAALEGLADERGVRLDVSGVDTPLPVIGNRDELIQVVENLISNAIKYCRKDGAVRVTYGFAADTVEARAKAGQAWEDSERMTLLQSVNRPGPGEPAVWVRVEDEGPGIERQHLPRLGERFYRTDQSRGGKITGTGLGLAIVKHIMAHHRGGMAVETVMEKGSAFGVWLPAMRRKPDPQ
- a CDS encoding copper resistance protein B produces the protein MDRPLLTAFAALAFAAGASAQTHEHHGTSSGKKPWSQADAYFDPAEMDAARAHAQSHSGSTPFAMIRFDRLEAQSSDGETVGVWDADAWYGGDINKVWLKTEGEYSFEESDLEEAEVQLLWSRAIFRYFDLQTGVRYDFEPEGQAHAVLGIQGLAPYWFEVDGAAFLSDSGDVTASFEAEYELLLTNRLILQPRLEANFSAQDIPEKDLGSGLTDLQAGLRLRYEIQREFAPYIGVEYQSAFGGTADRIEAAGGETDDTRFVIGIRTWY
- a CDS encoding copper resistance system multicopper oxidase — translated: MFNRRHFLQGSALMGLSSMLPAALLPAWARSASDGNTGLSKETATEFNLSVGRFPVRIDGRAGEAVGVNGTLPAPLIRFREGDEITLNVTNTLDVDTSIHWHGLLVPFQMDGVPGVTFPGIRPGETFTYKYAVPQSGTYWYHSHSGLQEQEGVYGPMIIDPHHHDPVAYDREYVLVLSDWSFESPYRIFAKLKKMSDTYNFQQRTMGDFLKDAKARGLGAAWNERAMWGQMRMSPRDIADVTGATYHYLINGHSTADNWNGVFQPGERVRLRIINASAMTIFNVRLPGLPMTIVAADGLNVQPLEVDEFQMGVAETYDVIVEPKDARAYAFVAESIDRSGQAVATFGPRPGMRAEAPALRAVPTLTMKDMGMDHGSMDHGAMDMGEMDHSEMDHAAMGHELSGMNMTAHEGHDMSEHEGHDMGGMPMDHSAHGMTKDASWPVEKKDIKRGPGVANVAMMPMSRLDEPGIGLEDVGHRVMRYSQLRSLTRNPDLRPPGREMEIHLTSNMERYMWSFDGVKFSEVTEPIIFHEGERLRVTLINNTMMPHPIHLHGMFFDLVNGGGDHKPRKHTVIVKPGEKLSFDVSADHVGDWAFHCHLLYHMHAGMMQVMSVLPSTDKNPMDHEHMNHEMMDHDMPMDHDMMDHSAMGHDKHGEMK
- a CDS encoding DUF2218 domain-containing protein; this encodes MITSALIPTANAEKYITQLAKHWGHKFDVTEDAGTRIIDFGKARCFLSAEQDSLKATIETPREDVEKLETVVADHLNRFAHREGPLSFHWSRLPE
- a CDS encoding inositol monophosphatase family protein, translating into MHSDDKALEQLEQVMQGAADLALSWTRRRETLVVDEKSAGQFASSADLEVEAMLRTALTEGFGEGSIVGEEMGGELGPQVTGWALDPIDGTSNFLLGLPLWGISAGYIEKGAPTLGAIALPELGLLLSAASGTGLRVNGIARPHTNDRGPVKIMALGENDYEPGPETDARAQAFRDQGFAVVRYRCAVFSLASAALGRLGGYIEQGCGLWDIAAADIICREAGMSVEAGPIAPGRYGIDARWA
- the murI gene encoding glutamate racemase, which translates into the protein MVETLPGNFVPSPARGRVLVFDSGVGGLTVAEEIRALGPGLGVHYAADSGFFPYGDKSDEALRARLPKVAKALCDRVKPDVFVIACNTASTLALPEVRAVLDIPVVGTVPAIKPAAQLTRTGTVGLLATPGTIRRAYTSELIEKFAGNLHVIMHGSIELVRLAEAHARGEDIHIDRFAEAQAPLFEVPGGEKIDTIVLACTHFPLVRGQLIASAPQPVSYVDSGAAIARQTIRVLPVETEARGIGGQAFLTSPPEDEADLALVLRRYGFPELQRVAIDPMDTTSAPTDP
- a CDS encoding type III PLP-dependent enzyme, translating into MHSYATPIHVVRESQPDLPVWCFRPERVSAAAKWFRESFSAEPFYAVKANPGVHVLDALWAGGVRSFDCASDTEVELIRTRFPEARIAFLHPVKNRRAIARAYNEFGVRIFVTDTMAELNKILEETGYAKDLTIIVRVAVSCDGAALPLAGKFGASADDAAEILREARRYADELGVSFHVGSQAMKPTAWATAMADVSRIIISAGVTVDIVDVGGGFPSIYADNAPPSLDAYAAMVEASFENMFVLENAELWCEPGRALCAESESLLCRIELSKDGALYINDGSYGALYDAVHERWNFPKRAIAGDGRKLHGMEAYRVYGPTCDSTDKLPEEIYLPAGLGEGDYIEFGNLGAYGRAMSSRFNGFGETEVVEVQDAPWPTLYGSVGAEVVSIGSMATR